From Arachis hypogaea cultivar Tifrunner chromosome 3, arahy.Tifrunner.gnm2.J5K5, whole genome shotgun sequence:
ATTCCGATCAAGCAAACTATAAATCATTCCTCTGCAAAAGTAAGGCCGGAAATCAGAAGGGTCCTCTTTGGTCAATTGCTGATAAATCCCCAAAGCTTCATCAACATTCTTCTGAAGGAACTGGATCTGCGCCATGATTAGTCTCACGTCCCTCGCTTCCTTCGCCTTGTTCTTCTCCTTTGCTACCGCAAGAGCCTCCTCCAGCCTCTTCATCACCGCTTCTCCTTCTCCGCTCCGATCCATTAACAACGCATTCTCGAATAGAGCCTCGAACGAGAGGGGATTCGAAGCGAGAATTTCTTCATACACCTTGCGTGCGTTCTCAATTTCGCCTATTTCGCTCATTAGCCTTGCCGTGAGGAACTTCCAGTCTGTTACCTCGGGTTGCGCGGTGCATAACCGTTTGAGAATGGAGAGCGCCTCCTCGTCCTCGCCTACTTCGAGCTTCTGCTGCAGCAGCGACTTGAGCGCACTGACAGCTTCGTCGTTGGTTCCGAGGAACTCAGACAGAGgggaagaagacgaagaagaggaagatgctgctgctgttgttgttgcagCTGCTTCGGCGGCGGCGTTTTCTGTAGTGGATTCTTCGAGGATCTGAGGGGACGGCTCGGCGGCGGTGACGGTGGCGGGAGGTAGTTCGGCGCGGGCGGGGAGAGCGGAGAATTTGACGGCGATTGCGGCGGCGAATACGGCGGCACCGGCTAGGGTTTTGAGGTTGCGAAGAATGGGATTGGTGGCTGTGGTGGAATTGGAAGTGGAGGAATGGGCGGAGACGGTGAATCGAGGGAAGGAGCGGCGAATGGGGATGTGGAAAGGGAGGTTAGGGGGAGGGAGGGATTGAGAGCGAGcaaaggagaagaaggagggcGGGACGGTAGTGAAAGTGGAAGAAGACATGGTTGAATTAGGGTTTGTGAGAGAGTCAACAACGGTAGTGGAAGACTCGAGGCACAAGGGGATGATGTGCCTGAGAATAGTGTACTAGTGTATTGTGTTGTTTTGGTGTTTGGCTTGGTCTTAGTTTTAAACTTGGAGTCTTTGACTTGTAAACGTTGAGTCTTTGTCAAACTGTGGGTGAGAGTGGGTGGGTACTTGGTAGGTGTGGGCGTGTGGCTTCTTCGCTACCTCATGCGATCATGCCTCTATTTATTTCTTcgaattttcttttatattatttaGGATAAATCATataagggaaagtatgaggagccaatcaGTGGCGGAGCCACGTTATAGAGAAGGAGGGCAatgccccccccccccaaaataattaatatgtatgtataagtttcaattttttaatttagtttttttttatttttaattttcctttcttcttaacttatattttttatgttggcCCCTCCCAAAAAAATTTCTAGCTCCGCCCCTGgagccaatagaatatttgtataatgtgtacaatgaaggtttatggagtattagagatataatcattagtgttatctttttccatcagctgaagcttttaggatgagtggtatcatgattgTCCTAGAAGAAAAAATGTTATATGTATATTCGGTTTTATCAATGAAATGATGTAAATTGAAGCTAATAAATtcgatttatctttttttttatatataaattgaatCAAATAAATTCAATTTAGTCATATTAGTAGGAGTGATAATGGGATGGGTAGGGGCGGATTTTGCCCTACTTGATTCTATCCCGTTCTATaataatttgtatcaaatttgtCCTGCTTCTATCTGTAAGTAGTAAAAAGTTAAACCCTAATCCGCTCCTATGGTATCCGCCTCTCCTTacttctataattattaaaattcaacaaataaaattaaactttaaaatttatataaccatcattacatacataacatagattaaagtaaaaatttaaatatgatataatattattaatcattttactaattattttatatatattaaatataccGGGACGAGTAGGACGGGTTTAACCTAAACCTGATTCCGCCCTGCCTAAGAATCCGTCTCATTAAAAACTCATCCCGGTGCAGGGCGGGTAATTACCCTCCCCGAGTGGGTAAGGGCAGGATGGGTACCCACGAGTTCGGATAGTggtaataaattgaatttaattaattcaatttactATGATACTTACGTATATAAATAGGAGCAGAACGTTAAATTCTTATTAAAGTGGGACTCACAATGGCTAGTGATGAGAGCTTTTTAGTTCTTGTGCATTATAGAGGGTCGATTAAGAAAAAAATGCGATAGGGAATAAAATTTACTAATAAGGATCCGTTGagtatttttatcaaaccttGTACGAGATTCGTTGAGTTTCAGAATACTATAATCCAAAAACTAGGACTACATGGCATAAAATGGATGGAGAAGTTATTCTATAAAATTTCGATTTCTGTTGTACGTGATGGTGTGAAGTACGATTCCTTCGTGATAGACAATGATGAAGATTTGCAAGTTTTGTTCCACTGTCGTCGTCAGTTTCCTAAGGTGATGACCTATGGGCTATTGGCCAAGCTTGGAGATGTGGTCTGTAGTTCAGGAGGATCGAACCAGAATCCTCAATCTTTAGCAATGTCAGGAGCCTTTAGTTCAATGTCTGTTGGTGCCTCATCATCTATGCCAGCATTGCACCTGAGGCAGTTTTAGTTGCATCTCCGTCATTTGCAGCTGATCAAAATTGCGATCGTAACGAATAATAGGTGATGACCGACCCTTCGGCCAGCTTGCTATTGCGATGACCGGTACTCCTGTTATGATCCCGATTTTCGGAGAGGGTGGAGCACCAGATGATGTCGAAGATGTACTAcaggatgatgataatgatgtggAACTCGCCACGATTGATGATGATAGCGATGATGAATAAGGAGGAGTATTCTTGTTAAAATTTGATCATGTCAAGTACCATGAAAAGTGTAAGGAGTTTGGCAACGGTTGCACATGGTTGATTTGGATCACTCTTCGCCAGCGAAAAGGTATTTGGGAGGTAAGGTAGTATAACGAACCTCATACATGTTTGGCCATGTCGATATCTAGTGATCACAAGATGCTTGATTATCATGTTATATCTGCTTTCATACTGCCTATGATTAGAGCTGATGTTGTCATGTCGATCAAGGTACTGCAGAATACGAACGAGGCACATTTTGGATTCAGACCGACTTATAGGAGGGTTTGGTTGGCTAAGCAGAAGGACGTTGCGCAAATTTACGGAGATTGGGAGGAGTTATATAATGAGTTGCCGAGATGGGTATATGAATAATGATGCCAGGTAGCGTTGCAGTGTTGAAGACAAGCCTTATGCAAGTTGGTGGGCAAGTCAATGAGTCATCAGCTTATTTCCATCGGCTTTTTTGGACATTTCCATCGTGTATCGAGACCTTTCGGCATTATAAGCCGTTGGTTAGTATTGATGGAACCCACTTGTACGACAAATACGGGAGTATACTGATGGTTGCGATTGCTCAGGACGGAAATTCCAACATCATTCCCATTGTGCTCGCACTTGCAGAGGGTGGGAATGCGGAGTCGTTGTCATTTTTTCTGTCTCACCTTCAGCGGCATGTAACGCCTCAGCCAGGTATTCTAGTCATATCTGATAGGCACAATGACATCAAAGCTGCATTAGAGGCTCCGGATAGTGGTTGGCTTCCACCTAGTGCATACCGGACATGTATTCGACACGTGGCAGCAAATTTCACCTTGAATTTTAAGGGTAAGGATGCAAAGAGTTTTTAGTAAACGCTGCTTACGCCAAAACTGAGGTCGAGTTTTACTACTGGTTTGACATTCTCCAATCCGAAGATCTCGCAATCTGTTACTGGGCTAACAGGATTGAGTATGATAAGTGGACTCAACATCGAGACGAAGGTCGGAGATTCATGCATATGACAACTAACATCTCCGAGTGTGTGTAAAACTCCATACTAAAAGGTGTGAGGAACCTTCTAGTTTGTTCGTTGGTGAagtcctcttataggagattggTCGAGCTTCTTTATCCGTAAGGGAAGAGAGGCAGAGGCACAGTTAGGGACTGAACAGCAATTTAGTCAGCATCTGATGAACACAATAGAGGCTAATATGAAGGCATTAAGGTGTTTCACCATGATTTTGTATGATAGGGATAATTCTGAGTTTACTATGGCCGATACTACTCCAACTGGTAACTTCTCACTTGTCTCTTACATAGTGTCCCTAAGGGATTAGACATGTGACTGCGGATTTTTCCAAGCACTTCATCATCCATGTTGCCATGCCTTGACATGTTGTGCATATTCACGTTTGAGTTGGGCAACCTATGTGCGTGAGGTGTATCACCTTACCTCGGTCTTCAATGTCTACCAGATGGGATTCACTCCTCCGGTCCTAAAAGGTTTTTGACCACCAGATGACGGTCCCACAGTCACACCCGATCCCACCAAGAGACGTGAGTCTGAAGGGCGTCTCAGGATTACTAGGATCTGGACTACCATGGATGAGGTTGatcctgtaacaccctaccacacagagctttacccTCCCCCTTATTGGGGTAAAAAGGTACAGAATAGCAAGCTTCAGGCTTAACCTGCGAAGCCAAGTTTGGTCGGAGAAtacttacatacatatatacaatcCTAAGTTTTCCAAAATACTCAAAATAAACCCTAGTTTTCCATCAAGCCTCTATGAGGTACAAAAGTAAAGCACATATATTAAGAAGAaatctatacatatatatatagcaaaaCACAAAAAAGCCCATAACCTAACTTCGCTGAAACTGaaactccagacgcctagcgtGGTGTCTCacaacttgcatctgaaaaagaTAACATATGTATGGAacgagaaccggaggttctcggCATGGTAGTAGTACccacataaataatatataaggtctcggAAAAGTCAGAGACAattctagaactccgacactcagattaaaAACTTAGAGttatattttaaactaaaaaccAGGTGAACTATCTATGGTACTTAGGTCCTAGTCCAATTTTAACTTAACACCTCAATCTCtccttcctccaatcctccaaagtcctgccagaacctgacacattccggtagctaacccggatgcCGTCTCTCGACTGTGCATCTCCAAGAGGCATAAAATTGGAGGATTAGTACCCTATCACCTTCTCCTTGAGCCATACACTAGGGAAAATAAATCGGGAGATTGGTGTCCTACCACCTTCCCCTAATGAGGTTGTGCCATATCGGTCGGGGATTAGTGCCCTGTCATCTTGCAGACAGAGAAAGAGAATGTGAGAAAAAAATGTcgggggattagtgccctaccaccttcctcacaTCCCGCACAACATAATCATAAGAAAATTCGGGAGAATGAATCGAGGGATTAGTGTCCTACCACCTTCCCCATATCCAACACATCACAATCACAGAGAATACAGGGAAAAAAGATCGAGGGATCAGCGTCCTACCGCCTTCCTCACatccaactcatcaatatcatcatttcTATTAATTATGTCTCATTCATTACTCATACATTCATACATTTTCGCACTTCCTCAAATATTTCACATCAAATCATTTCATTATTCATATCATACATCACCTTATTCACCCTTCCCAATTCAATTCCTCCACTTCACAACCCTCCTCTAAGGGTTCGCTCTATTTCCTAAACTTGAAAGACTAAACTTTTAGTGCATAATTAATCTAACATCtaagatttaaattaaattaaattaagttcTAACAAAACTTCTAACTTAGTTAAACTTTTAACATTTAAAACTTATAAATTCTAACAGAATTTCTAATCACTACTCTAACTACtatttgtaatttaaaaattctaataacgCTTATAATAAATTCTAAGCAACTTAATATTACTAATAATTCTGGTCTAtcttaaagaaaataaatttcattCACTAATCTCTTCATGGATGCTACTAGCAATATGGACAATTCCGTCCAACCGATAGATGGTGCGTTTGGGAGTGGGGAGATAGCGAAATGTAATTCAAAACAAGTgaatttgaattatatatatatatacacattcgaTTTACTAATAGTGTACGTTCtttataaatcgaatttaatcaATTCGGTTTACTATGGGCTATAACTCGAAATCAACTGTTTCGATTTACTATAAGTAGCTTAttccgaatttttttttttaccgaagaTATAGAAACTCGAAcctgcaacctcttaattgagtatgagggagactatgccatttgagctattgctTCTTGGCAACTTATTTCGAATTTTAAACCATACTAAATTAAAACTTGTTATTTCgatttacatatatacatattaatTCGAATTTTATTGATTCGATTTACCATTAACATGACTAAATCGAAtataataaatttgatttatatataaatatcaaaCAAAACAACAAAGTAACGTTATTACATTTAAGACATCCATATAATATTGGcttgttttattctattatttatttttgaaaaattaaattgatttgcATATTCATCATTTGCGCACTCATTGAAATGTGAATCACTTATGCAACAAAAACAAGAGTTGCCCTTTTATTAAACAggtaaattttcattttttgtagTCTATTATTTAaaagtcaatatttttttttcgaaaaatcagtTATTCGTATTActtgaaatacaaaataaatataaaaaaattattatttacttaacATTTGTATATTTTATCTAATTATATATGTTTTAATGCATATGAAGGTCACattaaaagataaacataaaaaattacgAATTTAATAATACTCaataactgaaaatcaaatggATTTTCAAAGTTAATCATGTACAAAAATTAATATGGATTAGGAAAAAGAAAGTAGTTCTAAGAGAATTACTATTCAACTTCATTGCAATACACTTTGCCTTTCCTCTCCTGAGACAAAATAAATTTAAgtataaattagttaattaaacatatttttatatataattaaaagatcaCACAAGGTGGGGAAAAATCATCACCTCTGCAAATATGCGCCTTTTATTCATAAGTTTGGTCTTTGATCTATCAATAATTGACTTTATCTACAAGATGAAtcatgaaataataaaataacataaatatacacataaataaaaagatacacacaacaaaaaaaaaaaaagaagcttaGCTATACTTGTTCTCGCTCTTTCTTTATTTCACTTTTTGTTAACAGCTCAGGATCTTTCTCTCGAGTACCAGGAATATATACCCTTGCTTCAACCTGTTagaaattaagtaaaatattagtaaactaagaaattgagtttatccaacaaaaacaaaatttattttgttaaccTTTTCTAAAGTAGGTTCATAGAGGCATGGAGTATCTTCCTCTTCATGGTACGGTATAAATGTAAATAATTGCTGGATGACTTTATTTCCCTAATATAACAACGatagaaaaatttaaatatttgataataaataatttatctttattaataatttattaattttttaaaaagctaACCAgcatataatttgaaaaattttcttCTCCCAGAAAATTCTTGAGAAACTTGAGCTAttcataaaaggaaaaaaagtgttagaaataaatcaaaattaaaaacatattaGATTGATTAGAGAAATGAAAAACAAACAACAATATACCTGTATAATTGAAGACCATGATGATAGAATTAATTTTTGTCCATCAAATCTTTCATAATATTTTGGACATTTATCTTCCTTAAAGTACATTAAGACGTCCCAATAGGCTCTAGCAGCATTGTTGAACATTTGTTTAAGAGGAAGTGCAGTTTTAGCTTCCAATGAAGTGCTCTCTAGTTGCTTCAAAATGATGTCTTTAATATATTTTCTTAATCCATCGTAAGACTCTAATAATAATTCTTCAGTTTTAACAAAAAACTTATCAATTTTATCGCAGTCAAATATCAAAGCTAATGCTTCACCGGCAACAACGCAAGTTGCATCTTCTTTGAGTAAAGATAAGAATTGACAAATTGCCCTGCATCAAGAATCGTAAATTAAAGCAAAGTTAAACATTaaccaatttcttttattttcaaaataaatagcaattttatgaattttaataTTGGATAATTAGTCGCAAAGTTGTACTATGTATATTTTCCTGTCATTTATAAATTGTAACAATTAAGATCACATTGAGAATTTAACTTTCATGCACCCAAGAATTTTACACAAACATTTAATTAAGTATTatcacattattaaaaatataatttttaaatttatctaattatatattattatatcaacaaaatataattttttatgcattaaaattaaacttttatataAGACAAAAAGTTAATGTACTCACCCTTGCCAATGACCATATATAATTTCCCAGCTATCTACTTTTGTAAGTAAGAACAACCAAGCATAAATCAATTTTGATAGATTAGCAGCATAGGCTTGGTTTTTAAGTGcctgaaaaaacaaaaagaaagaaaagaaaagattcgTAAGTaagtaataataaatatatacaaaacaGATCATACTTAAATTAATAAAACATTAACTAAGGATTAATTAAGCGAAGTATTTACAGCAAGTTTGGATTTAGGACAGATATATTCCCAAATCACTTGCATGACTTCTTGAATTTGCTTTGAATTGCTTGCGCAGAAAGATGTGACTATGGTCAAACACTCTATAAGAGCAATAAAGCCGCATGGTTCCAAACTCTGCATGGAAAAGATTAGGATTTTGTTAAATTTCGAACATCttttcatatatttatatttagagaaaaagataaataggtcGTTGACCTTTTGATCAGTTGATATTTAAAtccttaatatttttaaaatttggacatATTGATCTCTTATGTTCACTTGGATCTGTCAAACTCAATGAAAAAATCAAACGTGACTCCCGTTATACTGAGCGGTCGATAGAATACACACATGAGAGAATTTATCATTTtctgttatatttatttattaataacttaaaaatattatGAGATTGTATCCTAAAGTACCTTGTTAGGAGTTTGCACTAGTTCAGTAACTAAAGAAATTGTGTATACGTATATTTCTTCTGCATTATCAGTTTCAAAAGCTGTTATTGCCATTAACCctgaaattaaaaatatcaagttAGGTTATAGTTATTgcctaagaaaaataaaagtcaaTTAGCCTATTAAATTTGAAGAATTTAAGACGAACCAAGAGCTTGAGAAGCCAATTGTTTCTCTTTAGTCAAACCTTTTTTAAGGCAATTCAAAACTTGGTACAGGTAAGTAACGAAGctggaaaaaaaaaacactcattaataaatttaaatctaTTTAAGAAAATTGAACAATTTAATAGTATATAGCCTTACCATTTTTCTAAAATACTGTCTTGATTTCCTTCGTTAAAGATTTTAATAAAAGCCGCTAATCCTTCCTCTCTAAAAGAAGCCCTTCAataatgaaagaaagcaaaaAAGTTACAATAACCATATCAAAAATACAAACGTaccatataaaataatttttgtttaaaaaaagaaaaaaaaaaagccacaTACTTTTTGTGTTCCAAGTGTTGCATCAAACATGAGAAAGTTGTCATTGGAGCACGAAACGGGGCAAACGCACGCTGTGGCAACACATGATCTTCATCGTTATCAACTTCATCATATCTTCCTTTACCTTTATATTAAAATAAGAGGAATGCCCAACAaataatagctcaaatgacataatttctTCCTACTCATTTAAGAGGTTGCGAGTTTGAATcttcatatttttagttaaaaaaaaaaaaagaatgctaGGAACCAGTAATTTCAacttattttttagtataaaacttCTTGAAAGAGTAAAAAAAAGTCAAGACTAGGATACGAAATTAAGTAATAAAAGGATAAATTTATGAAGAATTAGATCACAATTCATGTGATATAGTtacctttctttctctctcccgtCTTGGCACCTTTCCTCATGTGCACACTAACTTTCTTCATCCCCACCATCTCGTTTTGAATAAGAGAACACAAATTGTTTGatcttgaaaatttttaatgagactTGTGTTTTATTATAGGATGGAATATATAAAGAATCACGAACTACATCTACTTTATTATCTATGcattttctaattttataaatactACTTGTTTGCGAAGATttgttatctatttatttttaaatagcgcTACTCTGggatttttttctaaattaaaataaaaaaaatctttaatttaaaaataaatattctattaaagatagaataattttttttcttggaattaaagattcttttattttaatttaaaaaaaaaagactgtgtttttattctttttatttttgacgGGCACCGTATCTATCTGTAGTAATTCTTGCTCTTGTGACTCATCACTGTCAAGTGACATGGCAcgcctttctttcttttctttctttttatttatttaatttttggttaTCCCAGAATTAAATTATTCACAAATTCTAATCCAATTTAATTTGTTGATCTGATTCGGCAGAAATTTCATAAGAGATATATGGGTGCAAAATATTTCTTAGCGAGAAGTGTACATAGgagatcaattttttaaaataaaatattctattcatttcaaaatatgtaaaaaaaaaattaaccactaaaaataatatatttaggcAAAACTATTATTAAGACTATTTATATTCATCGTTCAAGAATCAAGACTAATCATTTTTAGAGAAATAATCTTTTTAAAAAGAATTGTTCAATCTTCAATCAACAATAATGACGATTTGATAATTCTTCtctctaaataattaaatatcatttaagtagattctttttaataattttaatttaaattatcctTTTTATTAATTGACCAATCTTAACGGTTCTTAGAAGTGATTTTTcctaaattattttgttattctTGATACGTTCTTGAATTTAATATTGTTATTCCCATATGGTTCATGATGAATTTTTTTTTCCagtatcattaattaataataagtATTATTACCTCGATGAACTATGGGATACCCTTCGCGGAGAAGGGAATTTAGGGGTTGTTTAGAtgagtttttaagaaaatatatttttttgagttattttttttaaagattttataaaaaaataaaaataattttatatttggatatctcatataaaaatatttttttatttattaattatgtttgggtataacaatataaaagtatttttt
This genomic window contains:
- the LOC112735641 gene encoding uncharacterized protein, whose protein sequence is MVGMKKVSVHMRKGAKTGERKKGKGRYDEVDNDEDHVLPQRAFAPFRAPMTTFSCLMQHLEHKKASFREEGLAAFIKIFNEGNQDSILEKCFVTYLYQVLNCLKKGLTKEKQLASQALGLMAITAFETDNAEEIYVYTISLVTELVQTPNKSLEPCGFIALIECLTIVTSFCASNSKQIQEVMQVIWEYICPKSKLAALKNQAYAANLSKLIYAWLFLLTKVDSWEIIYGHWQGKIYIVQLCD
- the LOC112734668 gene encoding protein SLOW GREEN 1, chloroplastic encodes the protein MSSSTFTTVPPSFFSFARSQSLPPPNLPFHIPIRRSFPRFTVSAHSSTSNSTTATNPILRNLKTLAGAAVFAAAIAVKFSALPARAELPPATVTAAEPSPQILEESTTENAAAEAAATTTAAASSSSSSSSPLSEFLGTNDEAVSALKSLLQQKLEVGEDEEALSILKRLCTAQPEVTDWKFLTARLMSEIGEIENARKVYEEILASNPLSFEALFENALLMDRSGEGEAVMKRLEEALAVAKEKNKAKEARDVRLIMAQIQFLQKNVDEALGIYQQLTKEDPSDFRPYFCRGMIYSLLDRNDEAKEQFAKYRELSPKKFEVDGYLRTPLSRMKLFGSDES
- the LOC112735640 gene encoding uncharacterized protein, which produces MPGSVAVLKTSLMQVGGQVNESSAYFHRLFWTFPSCIETFRHYKPLVSIDGTHLYDKYGSILMVAIAQDGNSNIIPIVLALAEGGNAESLSFFLSHLQRHVTPQPGILVISDRHNDIKAALEAPDSGWLPPSAYRTCIRHVAANFTLNFKGKDAKSF